From a region of the Flavobacterium sediminilitoris genome:
- a CDS encoding reverse transcriptase family protein has protein sequence MSEQLTRQQLYDRIKESSKDGYILEEMKRLGFWKSQGEPTLEETLIQREANLNKELTALVAKERKFQNQEMLLKEIHKQRMQKAKAKREETKQKREQKKQDQAARWQEIQEKEIIYLGDDVSKGLQQTESNKDLLLQNNLPFFENVLHLAESIGTSTKKLTYWCYHRKVSTNSHYYTFEIPKKSGGKRKISAPKTGLKNLQKWLLDTLLSKITMAEEVHGFTANRSIVSNAKSHIGKEVVINIDLKDFFPSIHFKRVKGLFKALGYSEQIASIFALISTQAETKEVLLDGVKYYVQSGNRILPQGSPASPAISNLIAYKLDKRLKGLAQRYGFTYTRYADDLTFSSEENNAKNSAALLYFAKKIITSEDFTVHPDKIHLMKKSRQQKVTGIVVNEKPNIDRNRLRQFRALLHNISCNGWKDQKWGKAKNIYNAIDGYILFIHMVQPEKAIVFRKKLEEIVVKHGKPITKCSTPLPVETQKKEETLSEKENSSSPSNWWSNF, from the coding sequence ATGTCAGAACAACTTACGCGACAACAGCTTTATGATCGAATAAAAGAGAGTTCAAAAGATGGATATATTCTAGAAGAAATGAAACGATTGGGATTTTGGAAATCTCAAGGAGAGCCTACATTAGAAGAAACTCTTATTCAAAGAGAAGCCAATCTCAACAAAGAACTTACTGCTTTAGTTGCAAAAGAACGTAAATTTCAAAACCAAGAAATGTTACTCAAAGAAATTCACAAACAACGCATGCAAAAAGCAAAAGCGAAACGTGAAGAAACAAAGCAAAAGAGAGAACAAAAAAAACAAGATCAAGCAGCTCGTTGGCAAGAAATTCAAGAAAAAGAAATCATTTATTTAGGTGATGACGTTTCAAAAGGACTACAACAAACCGAATCAAACAAAGATTTACTTCTTCAAAATAACCTTCCTTTTTTTGAAAATGTTTTGCATTTAGCAGAAAGTATAGGAACTAGTACTAAAAAATTAACTTACTGGTGCTATCATAGAAAAGTAAGTACAAATAGTCACTATTATACTTTTGAAATTCCAAAAAAATCAGGTGGAAAAAGAAAAATATCAGCTCCTAAAACAGGTTTAAAAAACCTTCAAAAATGGTTATTGGATACTCTTTTGTCAAAAATTACAATGGCAGAAGAAGTTCATGGTTTCACTGCCAATCGTTCTATAGTGAGTAATGCAAAATCACATATAGGCAAAGAAGTTGTAATCAATATAGACTTAAAAGATTTTTTCCCTAGCATTCATTTTAAAAGAGTAAAAGGATTATTCAAAGCCTTAGGTTATTCTGAGCAAATCGCAAGTATTTTTGCGCTTATTAGCACTCAAGCTGAAACAAAAGAAGTACTATTAGATGGTGTAAAATATTATGTTCAATCTGGAAATAGAATTTTACCACAAGGCTCTCCTGCAAGTCCAGCTATAAGCAACCTTATTGCTTATAAATTAGACAAGCGTTTAAAGGGACTAGCACAACGATATGGTTTTACTTACACGCGATATGCTGATGATTTAACTTTTTCATCGGAAGAAAACAATGCTAAAAATAGTGCAGCACTACTCTATTTTGCTAAAAAAATTATTACTAGTGAAGATTTCACAGTGCATCCAGATAAAATACATCTGATGAAAAAATCACGTCAACAAAAAGTAACAGGAATTGTTGTCAATGAAAAACCTAATATAGATCGCAATCGACTACGACAATTTAGAGCATTATTACATAATATTTCATGCAATGGTTGGAAAGATCAAAAATGGGGAAAAGCTAAAAATATTTATAATGCCATTGATGGATATATTTTATTTATTCACATGGTTCAACCTGAAAAAGCAATTGTTTTTCGCAAAAAATTAGAAGAAATTGTTGTAAAGCATGGCAAACCTATTACTAAATGTTCAACTCCTTTACCTGTGGAAACACAAAAAAAAGAAGAAACACTAAGCGAAAAAGAAAATTCCTCTTCACCTTCTAATTGGTGGTCTAATTTTTAA
- a CDS encoding cysteine hydrolase family protein: MNLRKKNPALILIDVQKAFLDEEYWGGNRNNKNAEAICGQILNQWRKLNLPVFHIRHSSTNLNSKLHISNEGFQFNEHVTPLKNEPIITKNVNSAFIGTDLKEQLDNLNINTLVIVGITTNHCVSTTTRMAGNFGYETYLISDATATFDRIGINGEKYDSEIIHLTTLANLNEEFATVWSLEKLMTEI, translated from the coding sequence TTCTTAGATGAAGAATATTGGGGTGGAAATAGAAATAATAAAAATGCAGAAGCCATTTGCGGTCAAATTTTAAATCAATGGCGAAAATTAAACTTACCCGTATTTCACATCAGACATAGTTCAACAAATTTAAATTCTAAATTACATATCTCAAATGAAGGATTTCAATTCAATGAACACGTAACTCCACTAAAAAACGAACCTATAATCACAAAAAACGTAAATAGTGCTTTTATCGGAACCGATTTAAAAGAACAATTAGACAATCTAAACATTAATACTTTAGTCATTGTTGGAATAACAACAAATCATTGCGTATCAACAACAACCAGAATGGCTGGAAACTTCGGATACGAAACGTATTTAATTTCAGATGCAACAGCTACATTTGATCGAATAGGAATTAACGGAGAAAAATATGATTCAGAAATTATCCATTTAACAACACTTGCAAACCTAAATGAAGAATTTGCAACAGTATGGAGCTTAGAAAAATTAATGACTGAAATATAA
- a CDS encoding isocitrate lyase/PEP mutase family protein — MKFKDLHNQDKPLLIGNVWDVSSAKIAERLNLQAIGTSSSAIAALLGYNDGEEMEFSELKYFVKRIALNTKLPLSVDLESGYSRNPIEIANHIKQLAAIGVVGINIEDSIVKDNRVLLNADEFARTLSEIKKILHKENFEIFINVRIDTFLLNYSNAIEETKKRIQLYENAGANGIFIPCIKNIADIKEIVTYTKLPINVMCVPNLPNFDTLTQLGVKRISMGNFLFDKMYTQFEQTLQEVINQKSFKSVC; from the coding sequence ATGAAATTTAAAGACTTACACAATCAAGACAAACCTTTATTAATTGGAAATGTTTGGGATGTATCTAGCGCAAAAATTGCTGAAAGATTAAACCTTCAAGCCATTGGAACTTCAAGTTCAGCAATTGCAGCACTCTTAGGATATAACGATGGAGAAGAAATGGAATTTTCAGAATTAAAATATTTTGTAAAACGAATAGCCCTAAACACAAAGCTCCCTCTATCTGTAGATTTAGAATCGGGTTACAGTCGCAATCCTATAGAAATTGCCAATCACATTAAACAATTAGCAGCTATAGGAGTTGTTGGAATTAACATAGAAGATAGCATTGTTAAAGACAACAGAGTATTACTAAATGCAGATGAATTTGCAAGAACACTTTCAGAAATAAAAAAAATACTTCATAAAGAAAATTTTGAAATATTTATCAATGTAAGAATCGATACTTTCTTATTAAATTATTCAAACGCAATTGAAGAAACAAAAAAACGAATTCAATTATATGAAAATGCAGGTGCAAATGGAATTTTTATACCTTGCATTAAAAACATAGCAGATATAAAAGAAATTGTAACTTACACTAAGTTACCAATCAATGTAATGTGTGTGCCAAATCTTCCAAATTTTGATACACTAACTCAATTAGGAGTAAAAAGAATAAGCATGGGTAATTTCTTATTTGATAAAATGTACACTCAATTTGAGCAAACATTACAAGAAGTAATCAACCAGAAATCATTTAAATCCGTTTGTTAA
- a CDS encoding bifunctional transcriptional activator/DNA repair enzyme AdaA: protein MLITDNEKIETYYNALLKREQRFVGIFFVGVKTTSVFCIATCRARKPKLENVEFYTSFKEALDNGYRPCKICKPTENANEAPEQIALAIKLVQENPKEKITDDQLRQKNISPEVIRRWFNQNYGITFQAYQRMYRINNAYQELKKGKNTTNTAFDSGYESLSGFGYTFKKIIGKSPQKSTHKNVILINRLTTPLGPMFVCATENGICLLEFVDRRMLETEFKDLQKLLNATIITGENEHIKQAKKEITEYFDGKRKVFSLKLETPGTDFQNSVWNCLKEIKYGTTTTYQQQAEKINNPKAIRAVASANGFNRISIIIPCHRVIGKDGKMTGYGGGIERKKWLIEHETKNIL from the coding sequence ATGCTAATTACAGACAATGAAAAAATAGAAACATATTACAATGCTTTGTTAAAAAGAGAACAACGCTTTGTAGGCATCTTTTTTGTAGGTGTAAAAACTACTTCTGTTTTTTGTATTGCTACTTGTAGAGCAAGAAAACCAAAATTAGAAAATGTAGAATTTTACACGTCATTTAAAGAAGCACTAGATAACGGATATAGACCTTGCAAAATTTGCAAGCCTACTGAAAATGCGAATGAAGCACCAGAACAGATTGCATTAGCTATTAAATTAGTTCAAGAAAATCCTAAAGAAAAAATAACAGACGATCAACTTCGTCAAAAAAACATAAGTCCAGAAGTAATACGCAGATGGTTTAATCAAAATTATGGCATAACATTTCAGGCTTATCAAAGAATGTATAGAATTAACAACGCTTACCAAGAATTAAAAAAAGGTAAAAACACAACAAACACAGCTTTTGATTCAGGGTATGAATCTTTAAGCGGGTTTGGTTATACCTTTAAAAAAATAATAGGTAAATCACCTCAAAAAAGTACACATAAAAATGTTATTTTAATTAACCGATTAACAACTCCTTTAGGACCAATGTTTGTTTGCGCTACTGAAAACGGAATCTGTCTCCTAGAATTTGTAGATAGGCGAATGCTGGAAACAGAATTTAAAGATTTACAAAAATTATTAAATGCTACTATTATTACAGGAGAAAACGAACATATAAAACAGGCTAAAAAAGAAATTACGGAATATTTTGATGGAAAAAGGAAAGTTTTCAGTCTAAAACTCGAAACTCCTGGAACTGACTTTCAAAATTCTGTTTGGAATTGTTTAAAAGAAATTAAATACGGAACAACTACAACATATCAGCAACAAGCCGAGAAAATCAATAATCCAAAAGCAATAAGAGCCGTTGCTTCAGCTAATGGTTTTAATAGAATTTCTATTATTATTCCTTGTCATAGAGTAATTGGAAAAGATGGAAAAATGACAGGATATGGTGGTGGAATTGAACGAAAAAAATGGCTGATAGAACACGAAACTAAAAACATATTGTAA